The Pseudomonas fluorescens genome segment TTGGCTCCCAAGATAAAAACAATTTCTGGAGACCAGCATGAACGCATCGCTTACGCCCAACGAAACCACGGTCCAGAAGGTCAAGCTGCTGATCGACGGCGAGTGGGTCGAGTCGCAGACCTCCGAGTGGCACGACATCGTCAACCCGGCGACCCAACAGGTACTGGCCAAAGTCCCGTTCGCCACCGCCGCTGAAGTCGACGCTGCCGTCAGCGCCGCCCAGCGCGCCTTCCAGACCTGGAAGCTGACCCCGATCGGCGCGCGCATGCGCATCATGCTCAAGCTGCAGGCATTGATCCGCGAGCATTCCAAGCGTATTGCCGTGGTGCTGAGCGCCGAGCAGGGCAAGACCATTGCCGATGCCGAGGGCGATATTTTCCGTGGCCTGGAAGTGGTCGAACACGCCTGCTCCATCGGCAGTCTGCAAATGGGCGAGTTCGCCGAGAACGTCGCCGGCGGTGTCGATACCTACACCTTGCGCCAGCCGATCGGCGTTTGCGCCGGCATCACGCCGTTCAACTTCCCGGCAATGATTCCGTTGTGGATGTTCCCGATGGCCATCGCCTGCGGCAACACCTTCGTGCTCAAACCGTCCGAACAGGATCCGCTGTCGACCATGCTGCTGGTGGAGCTGGCGATCGAAGCCGGCATTCCGGCCGGTGTGCTCAACGTCGTCCATGGTGGCAAGGACGTGGTCGATGGCCTGTGCACCCACAAGGACATCAAGGCGGTTTCGTTCGTCGGTTCGACCGCCGTCGGCACTCACGTTTATGACCTGGCCGGTAAACACGGCAAGCGCGTGCAATCGATGATGGGTGCAAAGAACCACGCCGTAGTGCTGCCGGATGCCAATCGCGAGCAAGCGCTCAATGCCTTGGTCGGCGCCGGTTTCGGTGCGGCCGGTCAGCGTTGCATGGCCACTTCGGTGGTGGTGCTGGTGGGTGCGGCCAAGCAGTGGTTGCCGGATCTGAAAGCGCTGGCGCAGAAACTCAAGGTCAACGCCGGCAGCGAGCCAGGCACTGATGTCGGCCCGGTCATTTCGAAAAAGGCCAAGGCGCGGATTCTCGATCTGATCGAAAGCGGCATCAAGGAAGGCGCGAAACTCGAGCTGGACGGTCGCGACATCAGCGTGCCGGGTTACGAGAACGGCAACTTCGTCGGCCCGACCCTGTTCTCCGGGGTGACCACCGACATGCAGATCTACACCCAGGAAATCTTCGGCCCGGTGCTGGTGGTGCTGGAAGTCGACACCCTCGACCAGGCCATCGCGCTGGTCAACGCCAACCCGTTCGGCAACGGCACGGGCCTGTTCACCCAGAGCGGTGCGGCGGCGCGTAAGTTCCAGACTGAAATCGACGTCGGCCAGGTCGGCATCAACATTCCGATTCCGGTGCCGGTGCCGTTCTTCAGCTTCACCGGTTCGCGGGGTTCGAAACTCGGCGACCTCGGCCCGTACGGCAAGCAAGTGGTGCAGTTCTACACCCAGACCAAAACGGTCACGGCGCGCTGGTTCGATGACGACAGCGTCAATGACGGCGTGAACACCACCATCAACCTGCGCTGAGGAATGGCCATGAAAATCGCATTTATCGGTCTGGGCAACATGGGCGCACCGATGGCGCGCAACCTGATCAAGGCCGGGCATTCGCTGAACCTGGTGGACCTGAACAAAACCGTGCTGGCGGAACTCGAGCAACTGGGCGGCACCATCCGTGCCTCGGCTCGCGAAGCTGCTGCAGATGCTGAATTGGTGATCACCATGCTGCCTGCCGCCGTGCATGTGCGCAGCGTCTGGCTCGGTGAGGACGGCGTGCTGGCCGGGATCGGCAAAGGCGTGCCGGCCGTGGATTGCAGCACCATCGATCCGCAGACGGCGCGCGATGTGGCGGCGGCGGCCGCCAAGCAAGGCGTGGCGATGGCTGATGCACCGGTATCCGGCGGCACCGGCGGCGCCACGGCCGGGACGCTGACCTTCATGGTCGGCGCCACCCCGGAACTGTTCGCCACCCTGCAACCGGTGCTGGCGCAGATGGGCCGCAACATCGTGCATTGCGGTGAGGTCGGCACCGGCCAGATCGCCAAAATCTGCAACAACCTGTTGCTCGCCATTTCCATGGTCGGCGTCAGCGAGGCGATGGCGCTGGGCGATGCGCTGGGCATCGACACCACGGTGCTTGCCGGGATCATCAACAGCTCGACCGGGCGTTGCTGGAGCTCGGAAATGTACAACCCGTGGCCGGGCATCGTCGAAACCGCGCCGGCCTCGCGTGGTTACACAGGTGGCTTTGGCGCGGAGCTGATGCTCAAGGATCTGGGGCTGGCTACCGAAGCGGCGCGTCAGGCCCATCAGCCGGTGGTGCTGGGCGCGGTGGCGCAGCAGTTGTATCAGGCGATGAGTCAGCGTGGGGAAGGTGGCAAGGATTTCTCGGCGATCATCAACAGCTATCGTAAACCGCAGTAATCGTCGTCAGACCTGCGCTCGTCGCAGGTCTGCAATTCAGATGCAGTAGGTGTTGCCGGGAAATCACATCGGGTGGTTTCCCGGCTTTTTTGTATCAGGCGAACACGAAATATTTACGCACGGTCTCGACCACTTCCCAGGTGCCCTTCATGCCCGGTTCGACGACGAAGATGTCGCCGGCGCGCAGGTGAATCGGCTCCATGCCGTCCGGGGTGATCACGCAGTAGCCTTCCTGGAAATGGCAGTACTCCCACTTCACGTAATCCACTCGCCATTTGCCCGGCGTGCAGATCCAGGTGCCCATGATCTTGCTGCCGTCTTCGCTGGTGTAGGCGTTGAGGTTGACGGTGTGGGGATCGCCCTCGAGCTTCTCCCATTTGCAGGCGTCGAGTACTGGCAGCGGGTGTGTGTCGCGCAGAACGGTGATAGGTGCAGGCATGACGGCTCCAGGCCAAAGGCAGTTTGAGTCGCCACCGTAACGTGGGTGAACACCGTCGGAATGTCTGGGTTCGACCTCCATATGCCTGTTAGCGCTGAACGGGAAGAGCCCCGTAAAACCGGGGATCTTCACCAATGCTGTGCAAATATGACGGTTTTAATACAATCGCGTACCGTAAAAGTTCAATCAATTTTTAGACTAAAACGAGATAACCATTCGGACACCTATTGCAAAACAAAATCGTCTGTACTATAACATTCGTACTAAAGGACAATCTCACCCTGATGGAGCTACACAAGAGTCACGGACAGACTTGAATCGGCTTTTTTTCA includes the following:
- a CDS encoding CoA-acylating methylmalonate-semialdehyde dehydrogenase, which produces MNASLTPNETTVQKVKLLIDGEWVESQTSEWHDIVNPATQQVLAKVPFATAAEVDAAVSAAQRAFQTWKLTPIGARMRIMLKLQALIREHSKRIAVVLSAEQGKTIADAEGDIFRGLEVVEHACSIGSLQMGEFAENVAGGVDTYTLRQPIGVCAGITPFNFPAMIPLWMFPMAIACGNTFVLKPSEQDPLSTMLLVELAIEAGIPAGVLNVVHGGKDVVDGLCTHKDIKAVSFVGSTAVGTHVYDLAGKHGKRVQSMMGAKNHAVVLPDANREQALNALVGAGFGAAGQRCMATSVVVLVGAAKQWLPDLKALAQKLKVNAGSEPGTDVGPVISKKAKARILDLIESGIKEGAKLELDGRDISVPGYENGNFVGPTLFSGVTTDMQIYTQEIFGPVLVVLEVDTLDQAIALVNANPFGNGTGLFTQSGAAARKFQTEIDVGQVGINIPIPVPVPFFSFTGSRGSKLGDLGPYGKQVVQFYTQTKTVTARWFDDDSVNDGVNTTINLR
- the mmsB gene encoding 3-hydroxyisobutyrate dehydrogenase yields the protein MKIAFIGLGNMGAPMARNLIKAGHSLNLVDLNKTVLAELEQLGGTIRASAREAAADAELVITMLPAAVHVRSVWLGEDGVLAGIGKGVPAVDCSTIDPQTARDVAAAAAKQGVAMADAPVSGGTGGATAGTLTFMVGATPELFATLQPVLAQMGRNIVHCGEVGTGQIAKICNNLLLAISMVGVSEAMALGDALGIDTTVLAGIINSSTGRCWSSEMYNPWPGIVETAPASRGYTGGFGAELMLKDLGLATEAARQAHQPVVLGAVAQQLYQAMSQRGEGGKDFSAIINSYRKPQ
- a CDS encoding cupin domain-containing protein, giving the protein MPAPITVLRDTHPLPVLDACKWEKLEGDPHTVNLNAYTSEDGSKIMGTWICTPGKWRVDYVKWEYCHFQEGYCVITPDGMEPIHLRAGDIFVVEPGMKGTWEVVETVRKYFVFA